In a single window of the Streptomyces sp. NBC_00094 genome:
- a CDS encoding ABC transporter permease, with protein sequence MSTPNCLVTNDWICGEYLRTRSEELTEATLQHVGITVVSVLLALLVAVPLALLVRARPRFAGPVLGLTTLLYTVPSLAMFSLLLPVFGLSAALVVTGLVLYALTILVRNALAGLDAVPAETREAARGMGYGSWRLLWQVELPLALPVLMAGVRMATVSTIALTTVGSVVGRGGLGNLIEDALPTFFKAQVLAASVLCVLLAVAADLLLLGLQRLLTPWARIRTAPGGA encoded by the coding sequence ATGAGCACGCCGAACTGTCTGGTCACCAACGACTGGATCTGCGGCGAGTACCTGCGCACGCGCAGCGAGGAGCTGACGGAGGCGACCCTCCAGCATGTGGGAATCACGGTCGTGTCCGTGCTCCTCGCCCTTCTCGTCGCGGTGCCGCTGGCCCTGCTCGTGCGGGCCAGGCCGCGGTTCGCGGGTCCGGTCCTCGGGCTGACGACCCTGCTCTACACGGTTCCGTCGCTCGCGATGTTCTCGCTGCTGCTGCCCGTCTTCGGGCTCTCGGCGGCGCTCGTGGTCACCGGCCTCGTGCTGTACGCGCTGACGATCCTCGTGCGGAACGCGCTGGCCGGGCTCGACGCCGTGCCGGCCGAGACGCGCGAGGCCGCCCGGGGCATGGGGTACGGGTCGTGGCGGCTGCTGTGGCAGGTCGAACTCCCGCTGGCGCTGCCGGTCCTGATGGCCGGCGTACGGATGGCGACGGTCTCCACGATCGCGCTCACGACGGTCGGTTCGGTCGTCGGGCGTGGCGGGCTCGGCAATCTCATCGAGGACGCGCTGCCGACCTTCTTCAAGGCGCAGGTGCTCGCCGCCTCCGTGCTGTGCGTGCTGCTCGCGGTCGCCGCCGACCTGCTGCTCCTGGGACTCCAGCGGCTCCTCACGCCCTGGGCCCGGATACGGACCGCGCCGGGGGGTGCGTGA
- a CDS encoding ABC transporter permease — MGVLTDAWSWLTTGTHWTGEEGIGQRLAEHVYVSGAALLIASAIALPLGLRLGHLGRGGALAVNVSNVGRAVPVFAVLALFMVSPLRNAGYVPTVVALVLFAIPPLLTNAYVGVREVDRAAVRAARGMGMTGGQVFFRVELPLARPVVMTGVRSAAVQVVATATVAAMVGQGGLGRIITAGFALYDTAQVVAGAVLVALLALLVEGVLAGADRLLAGPARARASK; from the coding sequence GTGGGGGTTCTGACGGACGCCTGGTCCTGGCTCACCACCGGCACGCACTGGACCGGTGAGGAGGGCATCGGGCAGCGGCTCGCGGAGCACGTGTACGTGAGCGGGGCGGCCCTGCTGATCGCCTCGGCGATCGCGCTGCCGCTCGGACTCCGGCTCGGCCACCTCGGCCGGGGCGGGGCGCTCGCGGTGAACGTGTCCAACGTCGGCCGGGCCGTCCCCGTCTTCGCGGTGCTGGCCCTGTTCATGGTCTCGCCCCTGCGGAACGCCGGGTACGTGCCGACCGTCGTCGCCCTGGTGCTGTTCGCGATACCGCCGCTCCTCACCAACGCGTACGTGGGGGTGCGGGAGGTGGACCGGGCCGCGGTGCGGGCCGCACGGGGCATGGGGATGACGGGCGGTCAGGTCTTCTTCCGGGTCGAACTGCCACTGGCCAGGCCGGTGGTGATGACGGGGGTGCGTTCGGCCGCGGTGCAGGTGGTCGCGACGGCGACGGTCGCGGCGATGGTCGGCCAGGGCGGTCTGGGCCGGATCATCACGGCCGGCTTCGCCCTCTACGACACGGCTCAGGTGGTCGCGGGCGCGGTGCTCGTGGCGCTGCTCGCGCTCCTGGTGGAGGGCGTGCTCGCGGGCGCGGACCGGCTGCTCGCGGGCCCGGCGCGTGCACGCGCATCGAAATGA
- a CDS encoding esterase family protein: MGLTSDKVLVLAVALAVVLFLATVLLWPRLARRGWRAVVGRVGLLLATQVALFAAVGLAANRSFLFYGSWADLFGQEQEMGVVVDHAAGSKDLKVVGKQSLDVPGGSRPDVGGQIQKVVVVGDRSGITSPAYVYLPPEYFQKAYEKKTFPASVVLTGYPGMAENLIKGLKYPGTAYSQVKAGKMQPMILVMLRPTVAPPRDTECVDIPGGPQTETFFAEDLPKVVSETYRVGTKPRNWGVMGNSTGAYCALKIALHHPDRYAAGAGFSAYYRAAEDVTTGDLFHGDDRLRKRANLLWSLDHMPQGKSSFLVTTSKQGESNLRGTLDFVKKVKSPARVSSITLESGGHNFNTWNREIPPGMAWMAGRLSAS, translated from the coding sequence ATGGGGCTCACCAGCGACAAAGTCCTCGTGCTGGCCGTGGCGCTGGCCGTGGTGCTGTTTCTCGCCACGGTCTTGCTGTGGCCGCGGCTCGCGCGGCGCGGGTGGCGGGCGGTCGTGGGGCGTGTGGGGCTGCTGCTCGCGACCCAGGTGGCGCTCTTCGCGGCGGTGGGTCTCGCGGCGAACCGTTCCTTCCTCTTCTACGGCTCGTGGGCGGACCTGTTCGGGCAGGAGCAGGAGATGGGCGTGGTCGTCGACCACGCGGCCGGTTCGAAGGACCTGAAGGTGGTGGGGAAGCAGTCGCTCGACGTGCCGGGCGGCTCCCGTCCGGACGTCGGCGGTCAGATACAGAAGGTGGTCGTCGTGGGGGACCGGTCGGGGATCACCTCGCCGGCCTACGTCTATCTGCCGCCGGAGTACTTCCAGAAGGCGTACGAGAAGAAGACGTTCCCGGCCTCGGTGGTGCTCACGGGGTACCCGGGGATGGCGGAGAACCTGATCAAGGGGCTGAAGTACCCGGGGACGGCGTACAGCCAGGTGAAGGCCGGGAAGATGCAGCCGATGATCCTGGTGATGCTGCGTCCGACGGTGGCGCCGCCGCGGGACACCGAGTGCGTGGACATCCCGGGGGGTCCGCAGACGGAGACCTTCTTCGCGGAGGACCTGCCGAAGGTGGTCTCGGAGACGTACCGGGTGGGGACGAAGCCCCGGAACTGGGGCGTCATGGGGAACTCGACGGGTGCGTACTGCGCGCTGAAGATCGCGCTGCACCATCCGGACCGGTACGCGGCGGGGGCGGGGTTCTCCGCGTACTACCGGGCGGCGGAGGACGTGACGACGGGGGACCTCTTCCACGGGGACGACCGGCTGCGGAAGCGGGCGAACCTGCTGTGGAGCCTGGACCACATGCCGCAGGGGAAGTCGTCGTTCCTGGTGACGACGTCGAAGCAGGGGGAGAGCAACCTGCGGGGGACGCTCGACTTCGTCAAGAAGGTGAAGAGCCCGGCGCGGGTCTCGTCGATCACGCTGGAGAGCGGCGGCCACAACTTCAACACGTGGAACCGGGAGATCCCGCCGGGGATGGCCTGGATGGCCGGGCGACTCAGCGCGAGCTGA
- a CDS encoding NADH-quinone oxidoreductase subunit D, whose translation MTETTVGIGGAAESTDMVLNIGPQHPSTHGVLRLRLVLDGEVIQQAEPVIGYMHRGAEKLFEARDYRQIIMLANRHDWLSAFSNELGVVMAVERMLGMEVPERAVWTRTLLAELNRVLNHLMFLGSYPLELGGITPVFHAFREREELQAVMEEVSGGRMHYMFNRVGGLKEDLPAGWLGRARQAVADVRSRMDVYDRLVLGNEIFRGRTRGVGVLSQAAVHAYGVSGPIARASGVDFDLRRDEPYLAYGELQDTLRVAVREEGDCLARFECLLDQTHNSLDLADACLDRMAELPQGPINQRLPKVLKAPEGHTYAWTENPLGVNGYYLVSKGEKTPYRLKLRSASFNNIQALVELLPGTLVADMVAILGSLFFVVGDIDK comes from the coding sequence ATGACGGAGACGACGGTCGGAATCGGCGGCGCGGCGGAGAGCACCGACATGGTGCTGAACATCGGACCGCAGCACCCCTCGACCCATGGCGTGCTCCGCCTCCGCCTCGTGCTCGACGGCGAGGTGATCCAGCAGGCCGAGCCGGTGATCGGCTACATGCACCGGGGCGCCGAGAAGCTCTTCGAGGCGCGGGACTACCGGCAGATCATCATGCTGGCCAACCGTCACGACTGGCTCTCCGCCTTCTCCAACGAGCTCGGCGTCGTCATGGCCGTCGAGCGGATGCTGGGCATGGAGGTCCCCGAGCGCGCCGTGTGGACCCGTACGCTCCTCGCCGAGCTGAACCGGGTCCTCAACCACCTCATGTTCCTCGGCTCGTACCCTCTCGAACTGGGCGGGATCACCCCCGTCTTCCACGCCTTCCGGGAGCGCGAGGAGCTCCAGGCCGTGATGGAGGAGGTCTCCGGCGGCCGGATGCACTACATGTTCAACCGGGTCGGCGGCCTCAAGGAGGACCTGCCGGCCGGCTGGCTGGGGCGGGCGCGGCAGGCCGTCGCGGACGTGCGGTCGCGGATGGACGTGTACGACCGGCTGGTCCTCGGCAACGAGATCTTCCGGGGCCGTACGCGCGGGGTCGGCGTCCTGTCGCAGGCCGCGGTCCACGCGTACGGGGTGTCCGGGCCGATCGCCCGCGCCTCGGGCGTCGACTTCGACCTGCGCCGCGACGAGCCGTACCTCGCCTACGGGGAGCTCCAGGACACCCTGCGGGTCGCCGTGCGCGAGGAGGGCGACTGCCTGGCCCGCTTCGAGTGCCTGCTCGACCAGACGCACAACTCCCTGGACCTGGCGGACGCCTGCCTGGACCGGATGGCCGAGCTGCCGCAGGGCCCGATCAACCAGCGGCTGCCGAAGGTCCTGAAGGCGCCGGAGGGCCACACGTACGCCTGGACCGAGAACCCGCTCGGCGTCAACGGCTACTACCTGGTGTCGAAGGGCGAGAAGACCCCGTACCGGCTGAAGCTCCGCTCGGCCTCGTTCAACAACATCCAGGCGCTGGTCGAGCTGCTGCCGGGGACGCTCGTCGCCGACATGGTCGCGATCCTCGGCTCGCTGTTCTTCGTCGTCGGCGACATCGACAAGTAG
- a CDS encoding ABC transporter ATP-binding protein — protein sequence MIRFENVTKRYEDGTTAVDDLSFEVAEGELVTLVGPSGCGKTTTMMMVNRLVEPTSGRVLVDGRDIAGVDPVALRRKIGYVIQQVGLFPHRTVLDNTATVPALLGWKKAAARARAAELLDLVGLDPAVHGSRYPAQLSGGQRQRVGVARALAADPPVLLMDEPFGAVDPVVRERLQNEFLALQATVRKTVLLVTHDIEEAVRMGDRMAVYGHGRIEQFDTPATVLGSPATPYVADFVGSDRGLKRLAVTPVTEADLDPLPKDAGTKADEAGADKAGAPAPVPLGTSLKDALAVLLQHDTGHLTVTDATGRPLGVLTPAGVHRALRRATVE from the coding sequence ATGATCCGGTTCGAGAACGTGACCAAGCGGTACGAGGACGGCACGACCGCCGTCGACGACCTCTCCTTCGAGGTCGCCGAGGGCGAACTCGTCACCCTGGTCGGGCCGTCCGGCTGCGGCAAGACGACCACGATGATGATGGTGAACCGGCTCGTCGAACCGACCTCGGGCCGCGTCCTCGTCGACGGCCGCGACATCGCCGGCGTCGACCCGGTCGCCCTGCGCCGCAAGATCGGTTACGTCATCCAGCAGGTCGGGCTCTTCCCCCACCGCACCGTCCTCGACAACACCGCGACCGTCCCCGCCCTTCTCGGCTGGAAGAAGGCCGCCGCCCGCGCCCGCGCCGCCGAACTCCTCGACCTCGTCGGCCTCGACCCGGCCGTCCACGGCTCCCGCTACCCCGCCCAGCTCTCCGGCGGACAGCGCCAGCGCGTCGGCGTCGCCCGCGCGCTGGCCGCCGACCCGCCCGTCCTCCTCATGGACGAGCCCTTCGGCGCCGTCGACCCCGTCGTCCGCGAACGCCTCCAGAACGAGTTCCTCGCGCTCCAGGCCACCGTCCGCAAGACGGTCCTCCTCGTCACCCACGACATCGAGGAGGCCGTCCGCATGGGCGACCGCATGGCCGTCTACGGACACGGCCGCATCGAGCAGTTCGACACCCCCGCCACCGTGCTCGGCTCCCCCGCCACCCCGTACGTCGCGGACTTCGTCGGCAGCGACCGCGGGCTGAAGCGCCTCGCGGTCACCCCCGTCACCGAGGCCGACCTCGACCCGCTCCCGAAGGACGCCGGGACGAAGGCGGACGAGGCCGGAGCGGACAAGGCGGGCGCCCCCGCCCCCGTACCCCTCGGAACGTCCCTCAAGGACGCCCTCGCCGTGCTCCTCCAGCACGACACCGGCCACCTCACGGTCACCGACGCGACCGGCCGCCCCCTCGGCGTCCTCACCCCGGCGGGCGTCCACCGCGCCCTGCGCCGGGCCACCGTGGAATAG
- a CDS encoding SAM-dependent methyltransferase: MTDDVTGETCQWQGWREATERALYGPGGFYLSPEGPAGHFRTSVHASPLFAAAVARLLGEVAEELGTAEVALVDVGAGRGELLTAVLAATEGTELVVRAYAVERAARPAGLDPRITWTDRLPEGVRGLLFANEWLDNVPVDVAEADAAGVARYVEVRADGTERLGAAVSGADAEWLARWWPLREPGARAEIGRPRDEAWAAAVASLAAGRAVAVDYAHVRDSRPPFGTLTGFRAGREVPPVPDGSCDLTAHVALDACAAEAGDGLLVELVTQREALRRLGVSGGRPPLSLASADPVGYVRALASAGEAAELTARGGLGDFLWLTRRVPPATG; encoded by the coding sequence GTGACGGATGACGTGACGGGTGAGACGTGCCAGTGGCAGGGGTGGCGTGAGGCCACCGAACGGGCGCTGTACGGCCCGGGAGGCTTCTATCTGAGCCCCGAGGGCCCCGCGGGGCACTTCCGCACCTCGGTCCACGCGTCGCCGCTCTTCGCGGCGGCCGTGGCCCGGCTGCTCGGCGAGGTCGCGGAGGAGCTGGGAACGGCCGAGGTCGCGCTGGTGGACGTGGGTGCGGGGCGGGGCGAGCTGCTCACCGCGGTGCTCGCGGCGACGGAGGGTACGGAGCTCGTGGTCCGGGCGTACGCGGTCGAGCGTGCCGCCCGGCCGGCGGGTCTCGACCCGCGGATCACCTGGACCGACCGGCTTCCGGAGGGCGTGCGCGGGCTCCTCTTCGCGAACGAGTGGCTCGACAACGTCCCGGTGGACGTGGCCGAGGCGGACGCGGCGGGCGTCGCCCGGTACGTGGAGGTCCGCGCCGACGGTACGGAGCGGCTCGGCGCGGCCGTCTCGGGCGCGGACGCGGAGTGGCTGGCCCGCTGGTGGCCGCTGCGGGAGCCCGGTGCGCGGGCCGAGATCGGGCGGCCCCGGGACGAGGCGTGGGCGGCGGCGGTGGCCTCGCTCGCCGCGGGCCGCGCGGTGGCCGTCGACTACGCGCACGTACGGGACTCCCGGCCGCCCTTCGGAACCCTGACCGGCTTCCGCGCGGGCCGCGAGGTGCCCCCGGTCCCGGACGGCAGCTGCGACCTGACGGCCCACGTGGCCCTGGACGCGTGCGCGGCGGAGGCGGGCGACGGCCTCCTCGTCGAGCTCGTCACGCAGCGGGAGGCCCTGCGGCGGCTCGGGGTGTCCGGCGGGCGGCCGCCGCTCTCCCTCGCCTCGGCCGACCCCGTCGGCTACGTCCGCGCGCTCGCCTCCGCCGGCGAGGCCGCCGAACTCACCGCCCGCGGAGGCCTCGGCGACTTCCTCTGGCTGACCCGGCGGGTCCCTCCCGCCACCGGCTGA
- a CDS encoding ABC transporter substrate-binding protein, producing the protein MGGLVNRVSRIAGAVLGTTALAVALAACGGESLEGGKQKDSGSAGDASAGGEKGSLVVGAAAFTESKVLAELYAQSLRAAGYSVSVTTVKNRELYEPSLESGEIDVVPEYAATIAEFLNAKVNGPKAPEEKPVASGDAAATVEALRKLAEPRGLKVLAVGGAVDQNAFAVTREFAEKNKLTTLSDLGRAKLKVKIAAGDECAVRPFCAPGLKKAYGIDVAGIDPKGVGTPQAKQAVKDGVDQLVLTTTTDATIDSFGLVFLEDDKKLQNADNVLPVVNAKDAGAPEIATALDKLTAVLTTADLAELNRKVDAERAKPEDVAKEYLTAKGLLNK; encoded by the coding sequence ATGGGTGGTCTTGTGAACAGGGTCTCGCGTATCGCGGGTGCGGTGCTGGGAACGACGGCGCTGGCCGTCGCGCTCGCCGCGTGCGGTGGTGAAAGCCTGGAGGGGGGCAAGCAGAAGGACTCCGGCAGCGCCGGCGACGCGTCCGCCGGCGGGGAGAAGGGCTCGCTGGTCGTGGGCGCGGCGGCCTTCACGGAGTCGAAGGTGCTCGCCGAGCTGTACGCCCAGTCGCTGCGGGCCGCCGGATACTCCGTATCCGTCACCACTGTGAAGAACCGTGAACTGTACGAGCCCTCCCTGGAGAGCGGCGAGATAGACGTCGTACCGGAATACGCGGCGACGATCGCGGAATTCCTCAACGCGAAGGTGAACGGCCCGAAGGCGCCCGAGGAGAAGCCGGTCGCGAGCGGCGACGCGGCCGCCACGGTCGAGGCCCTGCGGAAGCTGGCCGAACCGCGCGGACTGAAGGTGCTCGCGGTCGGTGGCGCGGTCGATCAGAACGCGTTCGCGGTGACCAGGGAATTCGCCGAGAAGAACAAGCTGACGACGCTTTCCGATCTCGGCCGCGCGAAGCTCAAGGTGAAGATCGCGGCCGGTGACGAATGCGCGGTGCGGCCGTTCTGCGCGCCCGGTCTGAAGAAGGCGTACGGGATCGACGTGGCCGGCATCGACCCCAAGGGGGTCGGGACCCCGCAGGCCAAGCAGGCCGTCAAGGACGGGGTGGACCAGCTCGTCCTGACGACCACCACGGACGCCACGATCGACAGCTTCGGCCTCGTCTTCCTGGAGGACGACAAGAAGCTGCAGAACGCCGACAACGTCCTGCCCGTGGTCAACGCGAAGGACGCCGGCGCCCCCGAGATCGCGACCGCCCTCGACAAGCTCACGGCGGTGCTCACCACAGCGGATCTCGCCGAACTGAACCGCAAGGTGGATGCCGAGCGGGCCAAGCCGGAGGACGTCGCGAAGGAGTACCTGACGGCGAAGGGGCTGCTCAACAAGTAG
- a CDS encoding sensor histidine kinase, whose translation MQRLYDFLRRHPTGVDTFWAVVLLGFALLWVGAMSPAVGQPFAFGVVSVLFSLVVALRRRAPEKMLLLSVALGLAQLAFGLQPFIADFAMLVIIFTVAAHDGPRWASRLALIGGLGASTLSQLRWPLEDAGSGAAQIFFTVIMTVPFVLAWVLGDSLRTRRAYFAQLEERASRLEQEREAQAKVAVAAERARIARELHDVVAHNVSVMVVQADGAAYVMDSSPETAKQALETISTTGRQALAEMRRLLGILRTGEHQEAGEYVPQPDVGQIEDLVEQVRSAGLTVDFAIEGSPRPLPSGVELTAYRIVQEALTNSRKHGGPDVGASVRLVYFDDGLGLLVEDDGRGAPQEMYEDGGADGRGHGLIGMRERVGMVGGTLDAGPRPGGGFRISALLPLKPAH comes from the coding sequence GTGCAGCGTCTCTACGACTTCCTCCGCAGACACCCGACGGGCGTCGACACCTTCTGGGCCGTCGTCCTCCTCGGGTTCGCCCTGTTGTGGGTGGGGGCGATGTCCCCGGCGGTCGGACAACCCTTCGCGTTCGGCGTGGTCTCCGTGCTCTTCTCCCTGGTCGTGGCCCTGCGCCGACGTGCCCCCGAGAAGATGCTGCTGCTCTCGGTCGCCCTCGGCCTCGCCCAGCTCGCCTTCGGCCTGCAGCCGTTCATCGCCGACTTCGCGATGCTCGTGATCATCTTCACGGTCGCGGCGCACGACGGGCCCCGCTGGGCCTCCCGCCTCGCCCTCATCGGCGGACTGGGCGCCTCCACGCTCTCGCAGCTGCGATGGCCCTTGGAGGACGCCGGCTCCGGCGCGGCCCAGATCTTCTTCACGGTCATCATGACCGTGCCGTTCGTGCTCGCCTGGGTCCTCGGCGACTCGCTCCGCACCCGCCGCGCCTACTTCGCGCAGCTGGAGGAGCGCGCCTCCCGCCTGGAGCAGGAGCGCGAGGCCCAGGCCAAGGTCGCGGTCGCCGCCGAGCGGGCCCGGATCGCCCGCGAGCTGCACGACGTCGTCGCGCACAACGTGTCGGTGATGGTGGTCCAGGCCGACGGCGCCGCCTACGTCATGGACTCCTCCCCGGAGACCGCGAAGCAGGCCCTGGAGACCATCTCCACCACCGGCCGGCAGGCGCTCGCCGAGATGCGCCGCCTCCTCGGCATCCTGCGCACCGGGGAGCACCAGGAGGCCGGGGAGTACGTGCCGCAGCCCGACGTGGGCCAGATCGAGGACCTCGTCGAGCAGGTCCGCAGCGCCGGCCTCACCGTGGACTTCGCGATCGAGGGGAGCCCGCGCCCGCTGCCCAGCGGCGTGGAGCTCACCGCGTACCGGATCGTGCAGGAAGCCCTCACGAACAGCCGCAAGCACGGTGGGCCGGACGTCGGCGCGAGTGTCCGGCTGGTCTACTTCGACGACGGCCTCGGGCTGCTCGTCGAGGACGACGGCCGCGGTGCGCCGCAGGAGATGTACGAGGACGGGGGCGCCGACGGGAGGGGCCACGGTCTGATCGGCATGCGCGAGCGGGTCGGCATGGTCGGCGGCACGCTGGACGCGGGGCCTCGTCCCGGCGGAGGCTTCCGCATCAGCGCCCTGCTCCCCCTCAAGCCCGCTCACTGA